A section of the Canis lupus baileyi chromosome 5, mCanLup2.hap1, whole genome shotgun sequence genome encodes:
- the C1QB gene encoding complement C1q subcomponent subunit B, whose translation MKTPRGGILALLLPLLLGLLEVSWAQSCTGHPAIPGIPGIPGAPGTDGIPGTPGTKGEKGLPGLAGDHGEFGEKGDPGIPGTPGKVGPKGPVGPKGSPGPPGARGAKGESGDYKATQKIAFSAMRTINIPLRRDQTIRFDHMVTNENRNYEPRSGKFTCNVPGIYYFTYHASSRGNLCVNVMRGRERMQKVVTFCDYVQNTFQVTTGSVVLKLSQGENVYLQATDKNSLLGMEGANSIFSGFLLFPDAEA comes from the exons ATGAAGACCCCGAGGGGCGGCATTCTGGcactgctgctgccgctgctccTGGGTCTGCTCGAGGTCTCCTGGGCCCAGAGCTGTACCGGACACCCCGCCATCCCTGGCATCCCGGGCATCCCCGGGGCACCAGGCACTGATGGCATACCCGGGACCCcggggacaaagggagagaaag GGCTGCCAGGGCTGGCTGGAGACCACGGCGAGTTTGGGGAGAAGGGAgacccagggattcctgggacACCAGGCAAAGTAGGCCCCAAGGGCCCCGTGGGCCCTAAAGGTTCCCCAGGTCCCCCCGGAGCCCGCGGTGCCAAGGGTGAATCGGGAGACTATAAGGCCACCCAGAAGATCGCCTTCTCCGCCATGAGGACCATCAACATCCCCCTGCGGCGGGACCAGACCATCCGCTTCGACCACATGGTCACCAACGAGAACCGCAACTACGAACCCCGCAGCGGCAAGTTCACCTGCAACGTGCCCGGCATTTACTACTTCACCTACCATGCCAGCTCCAGAGGGAACCTGTGCGTGAACGTCATGCGGGGCCGGGAGCGCATGCAGAAGGTGGTCACCTTCTGCGACTACGTCCAGAACACCTTCCAGGTCACCACGGGCAGTGTGGTCCTCAAGCTGAGCCAGGGGGAGAACGTCTACCTGCAGGCCACAGACAAgaactccctgctgggcatggaagGTGCCAATAGCATCTTCTCCGGCTTCCTGCTCTTCCCGGATGCAGAGGCCTGA